The following proteins are co-located in the Corynebacterium kalinowskii genome:
- a CDS encoding YccF domain-containing protein → MKTILNIIWVITGGIWLSLSYWVAGLIACLFIVTIPAGVASFRIANYVLWPFGRTVVQPAHGSSPLGAVSNVIWFLVAGLWLAVGHVTTAAAQAVTIIGLPLAWANIKMIPVTCFPFGKTIVNSDAIPFGYEPMVKM, encoded by the coding sequence ATGAAGACCATCTTAAACATCATCTGGGTCATTACCGGCGGAATTTGGCTGTCGCTCAGCTACTGGGTAGCCGGGCTTATCGCTTGCCTGTTTATCGTTACTATCCCAGCCGGAGTGGCGAGCTTCCGCATCGCTAATTACGTGCTCTGGCCATTCGGTCGAACCGTGGTCCAACCAGCTCATGGAAGCTCACCGCTCGGTGCAGTGTCGAACGTGATTTGGTTCCTCGTTGCGGGTCTGTGGCTCGCAGTTGGTCACGTCACCACTGCTGCGGCTCAGGCCGTCACCATCATCGGACTGCCACTGGCCTGGGCAAACATCAAGATGATTCCAGTCACGTGCTTCCCATTCGGCAAGACAATCGTCAACTCTGATGCCATCCCATTCGGTTACGAGCCAATGGTCAAAATGTAG
- a CDS encoding DUF1707 SHOCT-like domain-containing protein translates to MSHDELRLSDNERMTALQALGTHYAEGRLDITEFNDRTEKAAVARTLGELRPLFDDLPGGVPFQAGSLTPQLPVAQPSDASQELMELKKKGELVQRLDVVFSVVGGGLFFLGLMLGWSYSWLGMLAAGGAMMLSRAALKFNESDEKTFGKLAKQEEKDRQKRLLEANNRIKELGP, encoded by the coding sequence GTGAGCCACGACGAACTCAGACTCTCCGACAATGAACGGATGACCGCCCTCCAAGCGCTCGGCACCCACTACGCCGAAGGCCGACTCGACATCACGGAATTCAATGACCGCACCGAAAAGGCAGCCGTCGCGCGCACCTTGGGCGAATTGCGCCCGCTTTTCGACGACCTCCCCGGCGGCGTCCCCTTCCAGGCCGGTTCACTCACCCCGCAGCTTCCCGTCGCACAGCCGTCCGACGCGTCACAGGAACTGATGGAGCTGAAAAAGAAGGGCGAGCTAGTGCAGAGACTCGATGTAGTCTTCAGCGTGGTTGGTGGCGGACTCTTTTTCCTCGGCCTGATGCTCGGCTGGAGCTATTCCTGGCTAGGCATGTTAGCCGCGGGTGGCGCAATGATGTTGTCTCGGGCTGCGCTGAAGTTCAATGAGTCCGACGAGAAGACCTTTGGAAAGCTTGCCAAGCAGGAAGAGAAGGATCGACAAAAACGCTTGCTGGAGGCAAATAACCGCATCAAGGAGCTAGGGCCCTAG
- a CDS encoding DNA-formamidopyrimidine glycosylase family protein — translation MPEGDSVYQLAKRLQFMRGREVLSTSLRTPATALESFDGERVQRVWPYGKHLFMQFTGGKVLHTHLKMEGTWSVHRKGEKWRKQGYKARVVLVLSEQPTPIELVGFELGLVAVFPANEYVDRMGYLGPDVLYPDWENYGFAEAKRRILETPIRPIGSALLDQKNLAGIGNEYRAEVCFLAGIHPATPVSDVDLDKVLGISRRIMWANRNSPIRVTTGVKRAGENGYVFGREGRPCRRCGTPILKSSLQWSVDELERIIWWCPNCQLGP, via the coding sequence ATGCCCGAGGGAGATTCTGTCTACCAACTGGCCAAACGCCTGCAGTTCATGCGCGGGCGCGAGGTGCTTTCCACGTCGCTGCGCACCCCGGCAACCGCTCTGGAGTCCTTTGATGGGGAGCGCGTGCAACGCGTTTGGCCCTACGGCAAGCATCTATTCATGCAGTTCACCGGCGGCAAGGTGTTGCACACCCACTTGAAAATGGAGGGCACCTGGTCGGTACACAGGAAAGGGGAGAAGTGGCGCAAGCAGGGCTACAAAGCTCGCGTTGTGTTGGTGCTTTCCGAACAGCCCACACCGATCGAACTCGTTGGCTTCGAACTCGGACTTGTGGCGGTGTTCCCCGCGAACGAGTACGTCGATCGAATGGGATACCTCGGGCCGGATGTGCTCTACCCCGACTGGGAAAACTACGGCTTCGCCGAAGCTAAACGACGCATCCTCGAAACCCCGATCCGGCCTATCGGCTCGGCGTTGCTCGATCAAAAGAACCTCGCGGGCATCGGCAATGAGTACCGCGCAGAAGTGTGTTTCCTCGCGGGAATCCATCCTGCAACCCCAGTCTCTGACGTTGATCTGGACAAGGTACTGGGGATTTCCCGTCGCATCATGTGGGCGAATCGAAACTCGCCGATTCGCGTGACCACCGGGGTCAAGCGCGCCGGGGAGAACGGCTATGTATTTGGCAGGGAAGGGAGGCCTTGCCGTAGGTGTGGCACACCGATCCTCAAGAGCTCGCTGCAGTGGAGCGTGGATGAACTCGAACGGATTATCTGGTGGTGCCCGAACTGCCAGCTAGGGCCCTAG
- a CDS encoding ATP-dependent helicase, which translates to MTTNILDRFRPHVRTWFTDVFAAPTPVQEQAWEEISAGSHALVVAPTGSGKTLAAFLWAINSLVDQPEQPALPALIDAPLRPTRRGGKVKVLYISPLKALGVDVENNLRAPLLGISRVAARLEMAEPEVTVGVRSGDTPASERNRQLRTPPDILITTPESLYLMLTSKAAAILDEVHTVIIDEIHAMAGTKRGVHLSLTLERLAEVAGDFQRIGLSATVRPLERVAAFLGGDRPVSLIAPQSEKRWQLDVHVPVDDLSDLPTPDQGSPIGEAVLDDPHGFGGPTPAQESALPQQKSIWPFIEQELYQEIMAAQSTLVFVNSRRSAERLTSRLNELYAIEHDPAALSPELRRDPAQLMKSVDVAGKAPAIIARAHHGSVSKEERAQTEAALKAGELKCVVATSSLELGIDMGAVDLVVQVESPPSVASGLQRVGRAGHSVGAVSQGSFYPKHRADLVQSAVTVQRMRQGLIEELKVPQNALDVLLQQTVAAASISDVHVDTWYECVRRAYPYRDLPRDVFDAVIDLASGVYPSTDFAELKPRVVFDRTTGTLQGRPGAQRVAVTSGGTIPDRGMFGVFLVGSEGAPRRVGELDEEMVYESRVGDVFTLGATSWRIEDITRDQVLVSPAPGHTGRLPFWTGDQAGRPAELGRAVGAFRREVHANPGVATDLDERARNNLIAFLNEQEEATGIIPDEQTLVLERFRDELGDWRVVLHSPFGRGVNAAWALAVGARISETTGMDAQAVAGDDGIILRLPESDREPSADLFVFDADEIRDIVTEQVGNSALFASRFRECAARGLLLPRRNPGKRAPLWQQRQRAAQLLDVARKYPSFPIILETVRECLQDVYDLPELTQVQKDLGLRRIRIAEVTTEQPSPFASSLLFNYTGAFMYEGDSPLAEKRAAALALDPSLLAKLLGTVELRELLDQDVIAEIHAQLQRTTPDRRARTAEELADTLRLIGPIPVSDLENHTDVSLGAALDQLAGRVMVVRIAGRDHLAQSLDAPLLRDALGIPVPAGVSAQATVITDALAQLVNRYARSRGPFTVAELAEVFGLGHSTALAAIQGALSQKVLVEGHFRAGVEAMEYCAVEVLRRIRSLSLARARAEAEPVSTSAFARFLPEWLGVAPIGESPKLHGADGVFQVLEQLAGVRLPASAWEALILPSRISDYHQGMLDELTASGEIRILGAGVAAAKDPWIMLLPADYAAELAPEQHDAALSPLQEQVVEVLGKGGGFYFADLLAELDVPALEIRDALWSLVDAGLVTPDSFGAIRARLSGTSVKGAAHRASRRPTRGRLRMGRTSFAQSQQQGTPPDMLGRWSLAVTPSTDTTSRSVAHGEAWLDRYGVVTRGSIVAEDVLGGFALAYKVLSRFEENGKALRGYLIEGLGAAQFSTPSIVDRLRGLADSPDLSGWPSGADDPHCYVLAATDPANPYGAALPWPDTELRPTRAAGALVVLVDGLLLAHLGRGGRTLNLFFDELPDGVGESTEQLATRVVQALGAVISHGRMSRIVVEKINGESVFDTPMLGALKTAGASITPKGLRIGGQTVPARKPVTRTLEDISFDDPPPMSFGNPFGRRR; encoded by the coding sequence ATGACTACGAACATTCTTGACCGCTTCCGCCCACATGTGCGGACATGGTTCACGGATGTTTTCGCAGCTCCGACGCCCGTTCAGGAGCAAGCGTGGGAAGAAATTTCGGCCGGGTCGCATGCGCTAGTTGTCGCCCCGACCGGCTCCGGTAAAACTCTTGCAGCGTTTTTGTGGGCGATCAATTCACTCGTCGATCAGCCGGAGCAGCCTGCCTTGCCCGCGCTTATCGACGCCCCGCTGCGGCCCACTCGCCGCGGCGGGAAAGTAAAAGTGCTGTACATCTCACCGCTGAAGGCACTAGGCGTGGATGTGGAGAACAACCTGAGGGCACCGCTGCTTGGAATTAGCAGGGTTGCCGCCAGGCTCGAGATGGCAGAGCCGGAAGTCACGGTTGGGGTGCGCTCCGGAGATACCCCAGCCAGCGAGCGAAACCGGCAACTCAGAACTCCGCCGGATATCCTCATCACCACTCCAGAGTCGCTGTACCTCATGCTCACGTCCAAGGCTGCGGCGATCCTCGACGAGGTCCACACCGTCATCATCGATGAAATTCACGCCATGGCGGGTACCAAGCGTGGTGTCCACCTGTCTCTCACTTTGGAAAGACTGGCCGAGGTTGCGGGCGATTTCCAACGCATCGGCCTGTCCGCCACGGTTCGTCCGCTCGAACGGGTGGCGGCGTTCCTGGGCGGCGACCGCCCAGTCAGCCTGATTGCCCCGCAGTCGGAAAAGCGCTGGCAGCTGGATGTGCATGTTCCGGTCGATGACCTGTCGGACCTGCCAACTCCCGATCAAGGCTCTCCGATCGGGGAAGCGGTCCTCGATGATCCGCACGGTTTTGGCGGCCCGACACCGGCACAGGAGTCCGCACTGCCGCAGCAAAAATCCATCTGGCCATTCATTGAGCAGGAGCTCTACCAAGAGATTATGGCCGCCCAGTCCACCCTGGTGTTCGTGAATTCGCGGCGCAGCGCCGAGCGCTTGACGTCACGCCTGAATGAGCTCTACGCGATCGAACACGACCCTGCTGCACTGAGCCCTGAGTTAAGACGCGACCCCGCGCAGCTGATGAAATCAGTGGATGTGGCAGGGAAAGCTCCCGCGATCATTGCTCGCGCTCACCATGGTTCTGTGTCCAAGGAGGAACGCGCCCAGACGGAAGCCGCCTTGAAAGCAGGCGAATTGAAGTGCGTCGTGGCCACCAGCTCCCTCGAGCTGGGTATTGACATGGGTGCCGTGGACCTAGTGGTACAGGTGGAGTCCCCACCGTCGGTGGCTTCTGGTTTGCAGCGCGTGGGGCGCGCCGGGCACTCGGTAGGCGCCGTATCTCAAGGCTCGTTCTACCCGAAGCATCGCGCTGACCTGGTGCAAAGCGCGGTAACCGTGCAGCGGATGCGCCAAGGGCTCATCGAGGAACTCAAGGTGCCGCAGAACGCGCTCGATGTTCTCCTACAGCAGACCGTGGCGGCGGCGTCGATAAGCGATGTGCACGTGGACACCTGGTACGAGTGCGTCCGCCGCGCCTACCCCTATCGTGACCTGCCTCGCGACGTCTTCGATGCGGTCATCGACCTGGCCTCCGGCGTGTACCCGTCGACCGATTTTGCCGAGCTCAAACCCCGCGTAGTGTTCGATCGCACCACCGGCACACTCCAGGGGCGGCCGGGTGCGCAGCGCGTTGCGGTCACCAGTGGCGGTACCATCCCGGACCGCGGCATGTTCGGGGTGTTCCTCGTGGGGTCCGAGGGTGCCCCGCGCCGCGTCGGCGAGCTGGACGAGGAGATGGTGTACGAATCCCGCGTGGGGGACGTCTTCACCCTCGGCGCGACCAGCTGGCGCATCGAAGACATCACGCGCGACCAGGTACTGGTCAGCCCCGCGCCAGGACACACCGGACGCCTGCCATTCTGGACCGGCGATCAGGCAGGACGTCCTGCCGAACTGGGGCGCGCGGTGGGGGCATTCCGTCGTGAGGTGCACGCGAACCCCGGCGTTGCCACCGACTTGGATGAGCGCGCCAGGAACAACCTCATCGCATTCCTGAACGAACAAGAGGAAGCAACCGGCATCATTCCAGACGAGCAAACCCTGGTGCTGGAGCGTTTTCGTGATGAGCTGGGCGATTGGCGCGTCGTGTTGCACTCGCCGTTCGGTAGGGGAGTGAACGCAGCTTGGGCGCTCGCAGTAGGCGCTCGGATTTCAGAAACCACCGGAATGGACGCGCAGGCAGTAGCGGGTGACGATGGCATCATCTTGCGCCTGCCCGAGTCCGACCGGGAACCTTCCGCCGATCTCTTCGTCTTCGATGCCGACGAGATCCGGGACATCGTGACCGAGCAGGTAGGAAACTCGGCGCTATTCGCCTCCCGTTTCCGTGAGTGCGCCGCCCGCGGTTTGCTGCTCCCGCGACGCAACCCTGGCAAACGGGCCCCGCTGTGGCAGCAACGCCAGCGCGCCGCGCAGCTGCTGGACGTCGCCCGAAAGTACCCGAGCTTCCCGATCATCCTGGAAACCGTCCGCGAATGCCTGCAGGATGTCTATGACCTGCCGGAGCTGACCCAGGTACAAAAGGATCTCGGCTTGCGGCGCATCCGCATTGCCGAGGTCACGACCGAACAGCCGAGTCCCTTCGCCTCCAGCCTGTTGTTCAACTACACCGGCGCATTCATGTACGAGGGCGATTCGCCACTGGCGGAAAAGCGCGCCGCCGCGCTGGCACTGGATCCAAGTTTGCTGGCTAAGCTGCTCGGAACGGTGGAGTTGCGTGAACTGCTCGATCAAGATGTCATCGCTGAGATCCATGCTCAGCTGCAGCGCACCACCCCTGACCGGCGCGCCCGCACGGCAGAAGAACTGGCCGACACGCTCCGTCTCATCGGACCGATTCCGGTGTCTGACCTGGAAAACCACACCGACGTTTCCTTGGGTGCTGCCCTTGATCAGCTCGCAGGTCGAGTCATGGTGGTGCGCATCGCTGGCCGCGACCACCTCGCCCAAAGTCTCGACGCTCCGCTGCTTCGCGACGCGCTCGGCATCCCCGTCCCCGCTGGTGTCTCCGCCCAGGCCACGGTCATCACTGACGCTTTGGCACAGCTGGTGAACAGGTATGCCCGCAGCCGGGGGCCCTTCACAGTGGCAGAGTTGGCTGAGGTCTTTGGGCTCGGGCACTCCACGGCGCTCGCGGCAATCCAGGGCGCACTGAGCCAGAAAGTACTGGTAGAGGGGCACTTCCGGGCGGGAGTTGAGGCAATGGAGTACTGCGCGGTTGAAGTGCTGCGTAGAATTCGCTCGCTGAGCTTAGCTCGTGCGCGGGCGGAAGCAGAGCCAGTCTCTACCAGTGCGTTCGCCCGTTTCCTGCCCGAGTGGCTCGGCGTCGCTCCAATCGGGGAAAGCCCAAAACTGCACGGCGCCGATGGCGTGTTTCAAGTGCTGGAGCAGCTGGCCGGCGTGCGTTTGCCGGCCAGCGCGTGGGAAGCGCTCATTCTGCCGAGCCGCATTTCTGACTACCACCAAGGCATGCTCGACGAGCTCACTGCCAGCGGTGAGATCCGCATCCTTGGCGCGGGCGTCGCGGCGGCCAAGGATCCGTGGATCATGCTGCTGCCAGCAGACTACGCTGCCGAACTTGCCCCCGAACAGCACGACGCGGCGCTGTCGCCGCTGCAGGAGCAGGTGGTGGAGGTCTTGGGTAAAGGCGGCGGCTTCTATTTCGCTGACCTGCTCGCAGAGCTAGATGTCCCGGCTCTCGAAATCCGCGACGCACTGTGGAGCTTGGTCGATGCTGGGCTGGTCACCCCGGACAGCTTTGGTGCTATCCGGGCGCGGCTTTCTGGAACCTCGGTCAAGGGCGCCGCACATCGTGCGTCCAGGCGCCCCACCCGCGGCCGCCTGCGCATGGGTCGAACCTCCTTTGCACAGAGCCAGCAGCAAGGGACCCCGCCTGACATGCTGGGGCGCTGGTCGCTTGCCGTCACGCCCAGCACTGATACCACCTCGCGTTCGGTCGCACACGGCGAAGCGTGGCTCGATCGCTATGGCGTGGTCACGCGTGGTTCGATCGTCGCGGAGGACGTGCTCGGCGGCTTTGCACTGGCGTATAAGGTGCTTTCGCGCTTCGAAGAAAACGGCAAGGCCCTACGCGGCTACCTGATCGAGGGGCTGGGCGCCGCCCAGTTCTCCACGCCGTCGATCGTCGACAGGCTGCGTGGCCTCGCAGATAGCCCCGATCTTTCCGGCTGGCCTTCCGGCGCCGACGACCCCCACTGCTATGTCCTGGCGGCGACTGACCCCGCCAACCCTTACGGCGCGGCGCTGCCATGGCCGGACACCGAACTGCGCCCCACCCGCGCTGCCGGGGCACTCGTGGTGCTTGTCGACGGCCTGCTCCTCGCACACCTTGGGCGCGGCGGACGCACCCTGAACCTGTTTTTCGACGAACTCCCAGACGGTGTCGGCGAGAGCACAGAGCAACTGGCGACTCGCGTTGTCCAGGCGCTGGGTGCGGTCATATCTCACGGCCGAATGAGCCGGATTGTGGTGGAAAAGATCAACGGTGAGTCGGTGTTCGACACGCCGATGCTCGGCGCATTGAAAACAGCAGGCGCGTCGATCACTCCCAAGGGACTGCGGATCGGTGGGCAGACAGTCCCTGCCCGGAAACCAGTCACGCGCACCCTGGAAGACATTTCTTTTGATGACCCTCCTCCAATGAGCTTTGGCAATCCCTTCGGCAGGAGGCGCTAA